A DNA window from Anaerocolumna sp. AGMB13020 contains the following coding sequences:
- a CDS encoding amidohydrolase — MLVIKNGKIFTMTGKVYECGSVLAEEGKIIYVGENPRYEEKEDTVVIDATGLWVMPGLIEAHCHIGITEEKEGEEDDDCNETTQPVTPYVRGLDAVNPMDPAFHNAIQAGITSVMVGPGSSNVVGGQFLFIKTQGRVIEDMIVKEPAAMKIAFGENPKRSYKDLNKPPASRMSIAAMLRAELFKASSYKKKKEQGPAADVEEDFKLESWIPVLNGDIPLKAHVHRADDILTAIRIAKEYHLKLTLDHCSEGHLIAEEIYKSGYPAIVGPGMSCRNKLEIKNVDFKTPGVLARNGVKVAITTDHPVTLIQYLPICAGLAAKKGLGIEEGLKAITINAAEICQVEDRVGSLEAGKDADIAIFTGNPMEVFTHTMYTIIDGKIIYEWKDEMEDGNTGRP, encoded by the coding sequence ATGCTGGTTATAAAAAATGGCAAGATTTTCACTATGACAGGTAAAGTTTATGAGTGCGGAAGTGTTCTGGCAGAAGAGGGAAAGATAATTTATGTAGGGGAGAATCCCAGGTATGAAGAAAAGGAAGATACGGTTGTCATAGATGCCACAGGTCTGTGGGTAATGCCAGGATTAATCGAAGCACACTGTCACATTGGAATTACGGAAGAAAAAGAAGGGGAGGAGGATGATGACTGCAATGAAACGACCCAGCCGGTAACCCCTTATGTCAGAGGCCTGGATGCGGTGAATCCTATGGATCCCGCCTTTCATAATGCCATACAGGCTGGAATTACATCTGTTATGGTAGGACCGGGGAGCAGCAATGTAGTAGGTGGCCAATTTCTGTTTATAAAGACACAAGGCAGAGTAATAGAAGACATGATAGTAAAGGAACCGGCAGCTATGAAGATAGCTTTCGGGGAGAATCCTAAAAGATCTTATAAAGATCTTAATAAACCTCCGGCCTCCAGAATGAGTATAGCAGCCATGCTGCGGGCAGAGCTGTTTAAGGCGAGCAGTTATAAGAAAAAGAAAGAGCAGGGGCCAGCAGCTGATGTGGAGGAGGATTTTAAGCTGGAGAGCTGGATTCCGGTATTAAATGGAGATATACCACTAAAGGCTCATGTACACCGGGCAGATGATATATTAACAGCTATTAGGATTGCAAAGGAATATCATCTTAAGCTTACCCTTGATCACTGTTCGGAAGGACATCTGATAGCAGAGGAGATATATAAAAGCGGATATCCTGCCATTGTGGGACCGGGAATGTCCTGTCGCAACAAACTAGAAATTAAGAATGTGGATTTTAAGACGCCGGGAGTTCTTGCACGAAATGGTGTTAAAGTCGCTATAACGACAGATCATCCGGTTACGCTGATTCAGTATCTCCCCATATGTGCGGGGCTTGCTGCCAAAAAGGGACTTGGTATAGAAGAAGGGTTAAAAGCTATAACCATCAATGCAGCAGAAATATGTCAGGTGGAAGACCGGGTAGGCAGCCTGGAAGCGGGAAAGGATGCAGATATAGCTATATTTACAGGAAATCCAATGGAGGTGTTTACCCATACAATGTATACAATCATTGACGGGAAGATCATATATGAGTGGAAGGATGAAATGGAAGACGGAAATACAGGAAGGCCATAA
- a CDS encoding methyl-accepting chemotaxis protein, whose translation MDKGKLVKQILMIGVGNAVITGAAFLGESFFSKEAAVLTATLLIFLYTGFLLYFINKRSYKLFAEIMRVLNRFNSGDFTARIRLNPKDQETRQIISNFDNLRNMLNTWIYGFLHSAVAVKTSALEITADTEHTTEGMEELNISLNEISQSFDETSAMLFDVSKAAEGLSVSGADIARSSTEVVDSVRLAKEAAKEGGAALEKMSESMSVMQTEVTGAYEKILHLEEISREISSITEAISSISRQTGMLALNASIESARAGEYGKGFAVVAEEVRKLSDETKDAAGRINELILTVQNEVQAVVGSIEAAKDHVYSGAEVAVLADERLKNIMSVTGKTLEYMESISTDVRKQSERTDVISRNAQEVAEKGHSGTASVQEISCVMENQAEDVQKTNVATHKLLDISENLEKVMERFDYNLGEHMIKICEKLVELITEGEKKNQPVSDEKLEELRKHYKLAEFHITDAFGKVVLSTSGFHGFQFSDKEGAQTYEFTRMLKNPSLKVNQKAAFRDIDNKLFKYAGVALPEGKGIVQCGLDASKLTEFAEA comes from the coding sequence ATGGATAAGGGTAAATTAGTAAAGCAGATATTAATGATTGGAGTTGGAAATGCAGTGATTACAGGTGCTGCTTTTCTGGGAGAGAGTTTTTTCTCAAAAGAAGCAGCAGTTCTGACAGCAACACTGCTGATATTTCTATACACCGGTTTCCTACTTTATTTTATAAACAAAAGAAGCTATAAACTGTTTGCAGAAATTATGAGGGTTCTGAACAGATTTAACAGTGGTGACTTTACCGCCAGGATTCGTCTAAACCCAAAGGATCAGGAAACAAGACAGATAATCAGCAATTTTGACAATCTTAGAAATATGTTAAATACATGGATTTACGGATTTTTGCATTCTGCAGTTGCTGTAAAGACCTCAGCCCTTGAGATTACGGCAGATACTGAGCATACAACCGAAGGCATGGAGGAACTTAATATTTCACTGAATGAAATCAGCCAATCTTTTGATGAAACTTCAGCCATGCTTTTTGATGTTTCAAAGGCAGCGGAGGGGTTGTCTGTCAGCGGGGCTGATATTGCCCGAAGCAGTACAGAAGTAGTTGATAGTGTGCGTCTTGCAAAGGAAGCTGCGAAAGAGGGGGGAGCTGCTCTTGAGAAAATGTCTGAATCCATGTCAGTAATGCAGACAGAAGTTACGGGAGCTTATGAAAAGATCTTGCATTTAGAGGAGATTTCAAGGGAAATCAGCAGCATAACAGAAGCTATTTCCTCTATATCCAGGCAAACCGGTATGCTTGCCCTAAATGCCTCCATTGAATCAGCCAGAGCCGGTGAATATGGCAAAGGGTTTGCTGTTGTAGCGGAGGAGGTACGTAAACTGTCGGATGAAACCAAAGATGCGGCAGGCAGAATCAATGAACTTATTTTAACGGTACAAAATGAAGTACAGGCAGTTGTTGGTTCCATAGAAGCAGCAAAAGATCATGTATACAGTGGGGCTGAGGTTGCCGTACTCGCGGATGAGAGGCTTAAGAATATTATGTCGGTTACTGGTAAGACCCTGGAATATATGGAAAGCATATCAACGGATGTTCGAAAACAGTCAGAAAGGACAGATGTCATATCAAGAAATGCCCAGGAGGTTGCAGAGAAAGGGCACAGCGGAACAGCCTCTGTTCAGGAAATCTCATGTGTCATGGAGAACCAGGCAGAAGATGTACAGAAGACCAATGTAGCCACTCATAAACTGCTGGATATTTCAGAAAATCTAGAGAAGGTAATGGAACGCTTCGATTATAACCTTGGAGAGCATATGATAAAAATTTGTGAAAAGCTGGTTGAACTTATCACAGAAGGTGAGAAGAAAAATCAGCCAGTTTCGGATGAGAAACTTGAAGAATTGAGGAAACATTATAAGCTCGCAGAATTTCATATAACAGATGCCTTTGGAAAGGTAGTTTTAAGCACCTCTGGTTTCCACGGTTTTCAATTCAGTGACAAAGAAGGCGCTCAGACCTATGAGTTCACCAGAATGTTAAAGAATCCTTCTTTAAAAGTCAATCAGAAAGCTGCTTTTCGTGACATCGATAACAAGTTGTTTAAATATGCCGGAGTTGCCTTGCCGGAGGGAAAAGGGATAGTGCAATGTGGACTGGATGCTTCAAAGCTTACGGAGTTTGCTGAGGCCTGA
- a CDS encoding SGNH/GDSL hydrolase family protein has protein sequence MKEYRLDEIENLKVHGRTAGVLSPLPLFWTGSGIELNVSGSELWIEVEAGYKEYEPWLGLWVNSIPVGRQMLNRERYWICVFRGMNAEKVKNIRIIREVQAMSGDPSSYLVIHSIRTDGEFHTLEEKPYKIEFIGDSITSGEGVVGAKEEEDWISMWFSATDNYTAITANALQADYRVLSQSGWGVLTSWDNNPDCSIPQYYDKVCGLLKGEINEKLGAFKENDFNAWQPDLVVVNLGTNDGSAFLQPEWCDETTGRHHKQRMNGDGTYHAEDMEAFKEAVISFLKKIRAYNPKSQIVWVYGMLGIPMMPYIYQAIDTYKIRTGDKQVSVFQLPNTNDKTVGSRWHPGKLSHKKAAEELSGYLRELLGN, from the coding sequence ATGAAAGAATACCGATTAGATGAAATAGAGAACCTTAAGGTTCACGGAAGAACAGCAGGCGTATTGAGTCCTCTACCATTGTTTTGGACGGGAAGCGGAATTGAGTTAAATGTCAGCGGTTCCGAGCTCTGGATTGAAGTGGAAGCAGGATATAAGGAATATGAACCCTGGCTGGGATTATGGGTGAATTCCATACCTGTTGGCAGACAGATGCTGAATCGCGAAAGATACTGGATATGTGTATTTCGCGGTATGAATGCTGAGAAGGTCAAAAATATCCGTATTATCAGAGAAGTACAGGCCATGAGCGGTGATCCTTCCAGTTATCTGGTAATTCATTCCATCAGGACAGATGGTGAATTCCATACCCTGGAGGAGAAGCCGTATAAAATAGAATTTATTGGTGACAGTATAACCTCCGGTGAAGGTGTAGTTGGTGCGAAAGAAGAAGAGGATTGGATATCCATGTGGTTTAGTGCAACTGACAATTATACCGCCATTACTGCAAATGCCCTTCAGGCAGACTACCGTGTTCTATCCCAGAGCGGCTGGGGAGTTCTTACCAGTTGGGATAACAACCCCGACTGCAGCATACCTCAGTATTATGATAAAGTATGCGGTCTTTTAAAGGGAGAAATCAATGAAAAATTAGGTGCTTTTAAGGAGAATGATTTTAATGCCTGGCAGCCGGACCTTGTAGTCGTTAATCTTGGTACCAATGATGGTTCCGCATTTTTACAGCCCGAATGGTGTGACGAAACCACAGGAAGACATCATAAGCAGCGTATGAACGGTGATGGAACATATCATGCGGAAGATATGGAGGCCTTCAAAGAAGCAGTGATAAGCTTCTTAAAGAAAATCAGAGCTTACAATCCAAAGTCGCAGATAGTATGGGTATATGGCATGCTAGGCATTCCTATGATGCCCTATATCTATCAGGCAATAGATACTTATAAAATCAGGACCGGGGACAAGCAGGTATCAGTATTTCAGCTTCCTAATACCAATGATAAAACAGTTGGTTCCAGGTGGCATCCGGGGAAATTATCCCATAAGAAAGCTGCGGAAGAACTTAGCGGTTATCTGAGAGAACTTCTGGGTAATTAA
- a CDS encoding TIGR04076 family protein, which translates to MKKWYNEEYEWEIEVTGFLRSDHTERYCRNGEEVGDKYSCTYGCPVNTDGQGICSKVMMMMFPIMEAVRSGGNLENIGGDSQYSKDLVCPDGCVMFRLTARKLENENFYTGKFFD; encoded by the coding sequence ATGAAAAAATGGTATAACGAGGAATATGAATGGGAAATTGAGGTAACAGGATTTCTTCGCAGCGATCACACGGAGCGGTATTGCCGAAATGGTGAGGAGGTCGGAGATAAATATAGCTGCACTTATGGCTGTCCCGTAAATACAGACGGACAAGGTATCTGTTCCAAAGTAATGATGATGATGTTTCCAATTATGGAAGCGGTCAGAAGTGGCGGAAATTTAGAAAATATCGGAGGAGACAGTCAATACAGCAAAGACCTTGTATGTCCAGATGGCTGTGTTATGTTCAGACTGACGGCAAGGAAACTTGAAAATGAGAATTTTTATACAGGGAAATTTTTTGACTGA